One part of the Pseudemcibacter aquimaris genome encodes these proteins:
- the rpsT gene encoding 30S ribosomal protein S20 → MANTLQAKKRVRRNAKREVINKARRSRIRTYVKKVELAVEAGNADEAKIALKAAQPELMRGVTKGVLHKKTASRKVSRLAKRVKALG, encoded by the coding sequence ATGGCTAATACATTACAAGCTAAAAAGCGTGTACGCCGCAATGCAAAACGTGAAGTGATCAATAAAGCACGTCGCAGCCGCATTCGTACATATGTGAAAAAAGTTGAACTTGCTGTTGAAGCAGGTAATGCAGACGAAGCAAAGATCGCACTTAAAGCAGCTCAGCCAGAGCTAATGCGTGGCGTGACTAAAGGTGTTCTTCATAAGAAAACAGCTTCACGTAAAGTTTCTCGTCTTGCGAAACGCGTAAAAGCGTTAGGCTAA